TCAACGACCTCTTCGGACAGTCCGGGGCTGGATTCGGTGCAGAAGGCTTTGCTGGGGATTTCCTCGGTGGCCTTTTCAACGGCGGCGGTCATTCTCGTCGATCAGCTGCGCCGGCGCGGGGGGCGAACGTAGAAACCGAAGTCACCATCGACTTTGCGGAAGCTGTTCTCGGCTCTACGATCACCCTGGATCTGCGGAAAAAAGAACGCTGCCAAGACTGTCAAGGTAGCGGATCGAAAAACGGCAAAACGAGCGTCTGTCCGGACTGTCATGGGCAAGGGGTCATTCGCAACGATGCTGGCCACTTTGGTATGGCCAGCCCATGTCCGAAGTGTCAAGGCACCGGCACCTATATTCCCGATCCCTGTCCACACTGCCGGGGCACCGGGACGCAAATGCGGACGAAAACAGTGACCGTCCGTGTTCCGGAAGGATTCGCCGGGAAACGACTTCGTGTTCCTGGGGAAGGTGAAGCAGGGCCGAATGGGAAACCTGCCGGTGATCTCATGGTGCGGGTGCATGTTCGCCCCGATCCAGTGTTCACCCGCGACGGCAACAATTTGCACGTCACCGTGCCAGTGTCCTTCGACGAATTAGCCCTTGGTGCCACGATCACGGTACCGACTTTAGGGAAACCAGTCCGGATGAAAATCGCCCCAGGCACCCCAAATGGCCGTACCTTGCGGGTCAAAGGTCGCGGTGTGCCAAATAAGCGCAACACTGACGGGGATTTGATGGTTACCCTCGACGTACAGGTGCCAACAAATCTCAGCGTTGAAGCGTCGAACCTGCTGCGGCAGTATGCGCAAGCAGCCAACAGCAGCGGTGCTGATCCGCGGGCTGATTGGGCGGGTAATCGCCGGCTCTAAGCCGGGCGGAACTAACACTGCTATC
The Corynebacterium choanae DNA segment above includes these coding regions:
- a CDS encoding DnaJ C-terminal domain-containing protein, whose product is MTSREWAEKDYYADLGVSSSATAQEIKKAYRKIARENHPDTKPGDKVAEERFKKAAEAYDVIGDETKRKEYDELKTMLKNGGGFRGFGAGQGGSGFPGGFRSATENINLNDLFGQSGAGFGAEGFAGDFLGGLFNGGGHSRRSAAPARGANVETEVTIDFAEAVLGSTITLDLRKKERCQDCQGSGSKNGKTSVCPDCHGQGVIRNDAGHFGMASPCPKCQGTGTYIPDPCPHCRGTGTQMRTKTVTVRVPEGFAGKRLRVPGEGEAGPNGKPAGDLMVRVHVRPDPVFTRDGNNLHVTVPVSFDELALGATITVPTLGKPVRMKIAPGTPNGRTLRVKGRGVPNKRNTDGDLMVTLDVQVPTNLSVEASNLLRQYAQAANSSGADPRADWAGNRRL